CACTAGAAAGAGTTGTTTTAAAGTCTccaggtctcatctttcctctcacagtctaatcaactggacataaatcagtcaggtttcaaaaagggccactcagctgagacggcattattgtcagttactgaagccctgcggctggctaaagctgcatccaaatcatcagtcctcatcctccttgatctgtctgctgcctttgacactgtgaatcatcagattctcctatccaccctctcatcactgggcatcacagggactccactccactggtttgagtcctatctcacaggtagcTTTTTTTAAGGTTgtctggagaggagaggtatccaaaaaacacatcaactgaccacgggggttcctcagggctcactgcttggacctctcctcttctccatttacactacatcactgggacccattattcaggcacatggcctctcatatcattgttatgctgatgacacaagCTCTACCTCTCCTTTGAACCAGATAATCCgacagtagctgcacgaatctcaagctgtctggcggacatctcggcatggatgaaaaaacatcacctgcagctcaatttagcaaagactgagctgctcgTCTTCCCTGCTAATCTgaccatacaacacgattttaccagctgtccttcaaaaaccacatctcaaagacagctcggtcatgcaggtttgtgttgcacaacatcaggaagatCAGACTGTTCCTTACatagcatgcaacacagcttcttgtccaagccctgctcatttctagacttgactattgcaatgcgcttctgatGCGTGATTCCTCACCCCGTAAtactggtggagaatgcgggcagaTTTGGGAGGAAACACCGACAAGCAAACCCGCCCAAATTAATTTTGGCCGTGTctgtcattttttaaaacttttttcccCTTCACTTGGTGTCTTCCCAGGCAGCTGCTCCTCCTCAGTCATGGAAGTGTTGTTAAAGCATCTCACGGAGGCAAATTGTGGAACCGCGCCGCCCAACGAGTTCCACCACCAGATCCCCGCGCTCAGGCCACGCAGCTGTTACTGCgtaaccaaaactccatcagggcatgatagagaaaaataaaccttaagagaaaccagactcaatcggagtgccagttctcctctggcctattaacacaccgtgtatgaatattattctggcaaccttacaggtcagaaaacATATTAGATcacaatattcaaaatttctgggtatcactcAAGAGGCGGGATTATAGAGGATAACTAACCTtaactacctagtgtacttcacctagtgtgcactacctgtAACTAAACATAACtgcctagtgtacttcacctaatgtccactacctagtgtacttcacctagtgtacttcacctagtgtgcattacctagtgtacttcacatagtgtgcactacctagtgcaCTTCACCttgtgtgcactacctagtttacttcatctagtgtgcactacctagtttacttcatctagtgtgcactatctagtgtacttcaccaagtgtgcactacctagtgtacttcaactagtgtgcactaccttgTTTGCTTCACCTAGGGTgtactacctagtgtactttaTATAGTGTGCAGTACCTAGtttacttcacctagtgtgatGAGAGAGgccccctatgggaatccagagattcgagaagatcagagaaacacagaattgtcaccccaaaaaacccaaaggggtaccccttataaattttttgtgtcggaaaaacatgtatctcAGATCTTCTTGAAACTCtagattctgatagggggcactgaggcgtagacagtagtgcaagtgtggtggccctagagccttccagagctgaacaggagccaaaaacataaagacatgcctcttcccaattattgagcgccgccagataaccggtctgCGGACACattgtttatagatgatatttcacatttaatatacattttcatggattaaaacacctctgctgtactaggcaacctcaaccgcacacattcatctaacttttgagtaatatgagttcttaatttgcatagaaaaagcagtgtccatgggccccttatttgggtgccactgcataaattggaaatgggatgcCTTTGTGTTTCCGCTCCTGAGGGCtgtagggccaccagacttgcgctccagtgtacgcttccgtgccaCCTATGGGAATCCAGTGATTtaagaagatcagagaaactcaaaattgtcaccccaaaaaaacccataccccttatatattttttgtgtctgaaaaacatgtatttcagatcttctcgaaactctggattctgatagggggcactgagacgtagacaggagtgcaagtgtggtggtcctagagccttccagaagTGAACGGGAGCCAAACACATAAAGACaggcctcttcccaattattgagcgccgccagataagcAGTCCGCTGACatagtgtttatagatgatatttcacatttaatatacattttcaaggATGAATGAAACTCTACTGTACTAAGCAGACCCAGACCCACTTCTGATGGAAcatttgcaatggactgaactggaacatcATGAgtccttgatcacttggaatccactatggagttgatttatttatttaatttcatttacaaAATTGTGCACTATGCAGCAAaagcagcattctatatgtatataggtgagtttgggttgttttaaatgtttttttttttaaatatttaaatatcatagagttgtttgtgtttgtatggattggctgtacacatgaaaacacaacggtgtaattttcagatttatccattCTGGGTTTTTAAAAATAGTGTTTTCAGGCTCCCAAAATGCTGGATCTGTCTGGACGAAAAATTgatataattcatttatttggtGCTTTTTTACCAGTTGATGTGGAATaatactctgtgtgtgtgtgtgtgtgtgtgtgtgtgtgtgtgtgtgtgtgtgtgtgtgtgtgtgtgtgtgtgtgtgtctgtgtgtctgtgtgtctgtgtgtctgtgtgtgtgtctgtgtgtgtgttgggttttCATTCAGTAGAGCTCAATGAATCACAAGAGATGAACATTGAAACTTCAGTTCTATGGGATATAACATCAGCTTCAATGCTGAGTGATTGATTAATTATTGATCTCATTAATTAGCTGATTTGCTCCAATAATGAGTTAACGAGTCCTCCAGGTGGTACAAATGGTGTTCTGTTTGGCTTTAAAAGACTTGGTTGGTTTGGACATTTTGCTGGCATTTGCTTTCTTAGTGGCTTGGGTTGTGTTATACAATGGGCTTGATTAAAGTTACCGTTTTAATGGTTCTTTATCACCAGTTGGTGTGGCATGgtgagttatttttttgtttgcttaacgtaaattgtattatttgtttttgtttaatatcTGTGTTTTCCAGTTTTCAGCTCCCCAATTGAAGCTGTGTCCTTGGATCCTTCCTGGAGTAATGCTGGAAAAAGTTTGTAGACCTCTTTGTGTTTCTTAATCTAATGTTCTGTTGTTGTGTTAAAGAGTATGAGTTTAATAACCCATTTGCATGGTTCTTGTTACTTTTGGTGTTAgctgagggatctggttctgtcaacgccaccttaacccagaataatgctgagggatctggttctgtcagctccaccttaacccagaataatactGAGGGATCCGTTTCTGTCAACTCGcccttaacccagaataatgctgagggatccggttctgtcaactccaccCTCACCCAGGAtgatgctgagggatctggttctgtcaacgccaccttaacccagaataatacagagggatccggttctgtcaactccaccttaaccaagaataatgctgagggatctggttctgtcaactccaccttaacccagaataatgctgAGGGATCCGGTTCTGTAAACTCCACCCTCACCCAGGAtgatgctgagggatctggttcAGTCAACGccaccttaacccagaataataccGAGGGATCCGGTTCTGTCAACGCCACCTTAACCAAGAATAATGCTGAGGGATCCGGTTCTGACAACTCCACCCTCACCCAGGAtgatgctgagggatctggttctgtcaatgccaccttaacccagaataatactGAGAGGTCTGGTTCTGTCAACGCCACCTTAACCCAGAATTATACTGAGGGATCCGGTTCTGTCAACGCCACCTTAACCAAGAATAATGCTGAGGGATCCGGTTCTGACAACTCCACCCTCACCCAGGAtgatgctgagggatctggttctgtcaatgccaccttaacccagaataatactGAGAGGTCTGGTTCTGTCAACGccaccttaacccagaataatactgagggatccggttctgtcaactccaccttaacccagaataatgctgAGGGATCCGGATCTGTCAACTCCACCCTCACCCAGGAtgatgctgagggatctggttctgtcaatgccaccttaacccagaataatactGAGAGGTCTGGTTCTGTCAACGccaccttaacccagaataatactgagggatccggttctgtcaactccaccttaacccagaataatgctgagggatccggttctgtcaactccaccCTCACCCAGGAtgatgctgagggatctggttctgtcaactccaccttaacccagaataatgctgagggatccggttctgtcaactccaccttaacccagaataatactgagggatctggttctgtcaactccaccTTAACCCAGGATGATGCTGAGGGATCCGGTTCTGTTAACTccaccttaacccagaataatgctgagggagccggttctgtcaactccaccttaacccagaataatgctgagggatctggttctgtcaactccaccttaacccagaataatgctgAGGGGATCTGATTCTGTCAGCCGGCTCGGGGGGGGATCCGGTTCTTCATCCTGGATGATGAGGGGTCTGGCTGATGGTTATATTTTGGCTGTTTCTTAACTGTTTGCATGATCCAAGATTTTGTGTAACAAAATAAATTTTATATTTCTGAATGTGTTGGTTTGTTAACCCTACTTTGCTTGTAGAATAAGCTCTTTACAGACTCTTGGGTTAGTTTGTAATGCTATTAGCATGTGGGTAACGGGTGCCCTGTCTTGAGGTTGGGTCTTGCCCAACAATTCTTGCACTaaagttctgtcaacactgcttCTTACTTTAATTTCTTAGACTATGACAGGACATTGCTAGCAATATCTAAAGCAGAAAGAAGGACTGGTTTATCCAACATTTGTTACATGCGTTTTGTGGCGCTAAAGATTTGTTTTCATCCATTTCTTTAGGTTTCTAATCTTACATCAAACCAAGTGACTTCTCATATGATACAGGTGTTCATTACTTCAAGTATTTAAAGGGTTTCAGTGTGACAACGGCAGGTCTAGAATCATATTTTCTAGAATGGTATATCAACTGTTTTGAGAGCATAATGTTTATTTCCAATGGCTGCATTGCTCAATACTGCAAATTTATCATTTGggatatttttgttttactgaCTAGCCAAGCAAATACATTTAAGTTGAATCCACTCTCAAATCTTGATCTAAACTAATTTATAACAAAATGTAGGCTAGATGAGATTCATTGTGCAGACGGCTTCATTGGCCACAGTGGAATATTGTAAGGTTGTGTTGAATTGAGGTTAACTTTTTAGTGCTTAAGGGAGTGACCTttccacacttttttttttaaggtgacATATCCATTCAGAATTTTAATTGGTTATTTATACAGGAGTCCATGCCTATGCAGTGTTTGCTTTTCTGTTCAAATAATAGTTTGCGACTGTAGCCCTTTTGATTTTATCTGAAGCATTTATCCTGGGATGTGTAGGTTGTTGCTAGATGACACAACACATTCATGACGTTCTATTTAAAGGTTTTTGACTTCTGAAGAAAATGTTTCGGGTCTTGTTTATTTGTGTACTAAAATCTGCAATGCGTTGTAACCTCTTTCTCTGAGTTTGCTGAGAGTACTGCAGGTGCGAGTGAGTTTTTCTCTGCTTTCTCTTAACTTACACAATGTTTCTGCTTCAAAGTTTTGGAGCGTAGATCTATTCTAAGCAGTTGTTTGTGATTGTAAAAACCATATCTTTTAGCTGTCGGAGAATTTGTCAATTTCGATAGCGTATAATCAGCTTCTACAGTGCTGCTGTGGTTTTTCCTGACACtattggaaaaaaaacagtattgtaCAGAATGGCATtgttatatttgtaatattgcTTACTTaaacctgtggactataggctaccaAGTAGCAATCCACATCAACAGTGTAAAAATAGGCCAGTTCCAGACTCGGCAACACTGAACCGAGCGcctttaaatagtttttgtttgagaggggtttttaaaaagaaaaaattagcagaaaagtgtttttctctttttgttttgttttttgttttgattagattttgacatgcttcaaagcctgcaaCAATAGGAGACCAGACCATAACCAGGTAGGCTAAATACACTCACCTGAAGGACTATTAagaacacacactaatactgtgtttgacccctttcaccttcagaactgccttaattctacgtggcattgatcaacaagctgctgaaagcattctttagaaatgttggcccatattgataggagagcatcttgcagttgatggagatttgtgggatgcatatccagggcacgaagctcccgttccaccacatccaaaagatgctctattgggttgagatctggtgactgtgg
This region of Pseudorasbora parva isolate DD20220531a chromosome 6, ASM2467924v1, whole genome shotgun sequence genomic DNA includes:
- the LOC137078242 gene encoding autotransporter adhesin BpaC-like is translated as MFCCCVKEYEFNNPFAWFLLLLVLAEGSGSVNATLTQNNAEGSGSVSSTLTQNNTEGSVSVNSPLTQNNAEGSGSVNSTLTQDDAEGSGSVNATLTQNNTEGSGSVNSTLTKNNAEGSGSVNSTLTQNNAEGSGSVNSTLTQDDAEGSGSVNATLTQNNTEGSGSVNATLTKNNAEGSGSDNSTLTQDDAEGSGSVNATLTQNNTERSGSVNATLTQNYTEGSGSVNATLTKNNAEGSGSDNSTLTQDDAEGSGSVNATLTQNNTERSGSVNATLTQNNTEGSGSVNSTLTQNNAEGSGSVNSTLTQDDAEGSGSVNATLTQNNTERSGSVNATLTQNNTEGSGSVNSTLTQNNAEGSGSVNSTLTQDDAEGSGSVNSTLTQNNAEGSGSVNSTLTQNNTEGSGSVNSTLTQDDAEGSGSVNSTLTQNNAEGAGSVNSTLTQNNAEGSGSVNSTLTQNNAEGI